GCCTCGAGGACTTGTTCAAGGTGACCACTGTGTCCGTTCTCATCTTGAAGACGGGAGTTGCCAATCTGTCAATAACTGCAGTTTGCGTGGGGGGCAGGGAGGTAGGAATCGGTACTAGAGGACCATGGCTGCTCAGGAATGGTGGCCTGGTCGAGGGTTCAACGCTGGTTTTCCTGGCTGTGGTACTTTGGGGCGACTTGCTGGACTCTGACATTTCGGAAGCAATTGTGCTCCTCGGAGTCTGGGTGGTCTCTTGGGGTGGCCCTTCAGGTACACCTGTCAGGGGAAGGGTTCTTGAGTGAAGACCAGTTGTGCTTGAAATCCCACCTGTGTCTTCCAGTGGTGGGGGAGTGAAAGCAGAGACGCCAGGCTCAAGGGAAGTTTCAGCTACGGCTGGAACAGGTGTCACGGTGGTGGAGAGAGGCAGGCCAGCACTCTGGCCTGGAGAGGTGCTCGGGTCATTCCTGTTCCTCTGAGGCTCCTGTTCTCCTGGATATTCTGGGGACCTGGGTCCTGTTGCTTGGGTCTTATAGATAATGACAGATGTGGGAGCAGCGGGGGCACCTGTCAGGGTGGCTGTTTGCACTGGTTGGAAGCCAGATGTGCTCGATTctctgggggtgggagtgggaagCAGGGAGTGGGAGGATGGGAAGGGCAGCTCCCTCCCTGTGGGGCGGTGTCCAGATCTGGGGGTTTCGCTGGTGCTATGGTGGGTGGCAGCCAGTGTTACGGGTGGAATTTGCATTAGCCTTGCCGAGAACGTCgcaggagggaaggggggaaTGTGATTTGTGGGTAGAGTAGGAGATATTCTAGGAAGCATCGTAGCTTTGCTTTTCTGTAAACCAAACGTATGCAGATTCTTTAATATCCCTTTTTGTTTATAGTTATTTACAAAGATCTGATGCCAGGGGATTCTCCTTATTGAGAATCTTGTAGTGGGCAGAGCCGTGGGCACTGGTGGCTTGGTGACGGGACCTGGAAGAGGTGGTGTAATCCCCGACTGTCCTCTGGCTTCGCTGGTGGTGGATACACTCAGGGAACCATTATCTGCTAGGAGAGGTTGATTCAGAGGTATGGAGGTGAGGGCAGGAGTCGTGGCTGCAGTGGGGGCCCCGTGGCTACTTTCAGCACTGACATATTTTATTGTGGGTGATGTTTTATCAACATCCACCTCTGGTTTGTTCTCAGATAATGAAGGATTCTGGGCTAGAGTTGTGGACAGATCTGCTGTGACTCTGGCGACATCAACGTTGGGGTGGGTGCTGGGGGGAGGACCTAGAGAAGACGTCACTGTTGTAGCAGAGGCCAGTGCCTCTGTGGCAGGACAGGATAGGCACCTCACAGGGAGCTCTGAGGCTGAAGGTGTGGTAGTGCTTTCCTCAGCAGAGCCCCGGACTGCAGGCCCCACCATGCCGTATCCATGCCGTCGGAGAACTGGAGTCCTGTATGGGCTAATAATTCGCCCTCTGCCCCAAGTTTTCCTGCGCCGCCCAAAGCGTCTGGGGAGTGGGGTGCCAGCAGTGCTACTTCTAGGAACCTGAAATGAAGGATCAGCAGTAACGTGTGGCTCTGAAGGGAGCCTAGAGGTGCTAAGTCCTTGCAGAGTGTTAGAATAGAAGTGATTGCTCCTGGGTTCACTGGCTCCCGTCACCGGTGTCTGGTGGCCGGTTGTGGTATTTACTGACTCTAAGACCACATCAGCTCTGTTATTGCTACTAAGCGTTTTGATGAGGGCATCTCTGGTCACAGTCCTCCGTGTTGTTGGAGGAGCCCTTTGAAAATGCTCGTACCTCCCTGTCTGCTCAGAGTCCTGAAATTCAGTCGTTCTGGGCATCggtggagagagagaggctggATTTTGGCTGGCTGCACCGTGCATTAGGCTTGATCTACTTGGATCTAGGTCCTCGGGTGTGGCTGTGGTTTTAGAAGTGGTAGACTGTTTGAAACCTGTAGGGTTTTCAGGCTGCACAGGTGGACTCGCCATGGGGGAGGCTTCTGTGTCAGAGGCTCTGTTGGCCACAAGGCTCGGGGCCATTGCTCCAGGGCCAGCAGCCTCCACCCTTGCCACAGCACTGGGAGCTGCTGTGGGGCCTGCAGACTCCTCTTCTGGGGGGAGCACACCCGAAGAGCCCTCTTCCTCTCCAGGTGAGCTCAGGAGCTGGGAGCCTGGCATGGGTGGCCCTGCCGTGGTGCTTTCCCGTTTTTCTGGCACAGTATTCTTTTTAGCTCTCTCCAACAGCGCTGCCCAGTGTCGTGGATCAATCCTCCGTGCAGAGGGGGGGAAGTGCCTCCTATGCTCCCTCAGGCCTCGGTGTGCTGACCCTCCCCGCAGCAGCGGGGTGAACCCCCCTCTGTCATTCTTACTTGCTCTGGAGACTGGTCTCCTAGCCTGAGCCCCCGAGGGAGCAGACGGAGGGAGCCCACCAATCGCAGACTCCCGAGGGTGAGTGCTGGGACTAGGCTCTCCGAGTCCAGATCCATCTGCGTCCCTCTCCTGCTCTGATGGCCTTTGACCTTTCATTTTGACTGAAACTTGATAAAGCAGAAAATCCACCCCCGATGGGTTGGCTGCTACACAGCAATACTGACCTTGCTCTTCTGGGGTGACCTGTGGGATTCTCAATGTGCCGTTGTTAAGAATTTGCTTTCCTCCTGAGGACTGATGGAGGACAGAGCTTCCTGGAAGGACCCAGCTAACAGAGGCGTCTGGGGTCCCTGTAGCATGGCATGGGAGATCGAGCGTGTCACCAGCAAAAACCGTGTGATGAAACCCCTGTTCAGGAAGAGGCTCCATGCGGGGCTCTACCACGGTGATCCTGTAGCTGAGGACATCTGCATCACCGTAATTGGTACTTacgcagtggtacatgcctgagTCAGAACCATCGGCCATCTGGAGTTCCAGCTTTCCACCTTTGTCTATCAGAATTCGTCCATCCTCACTAACATAGGGGGCCCTCACTTTGCTCCCATCGGCTAGAAGCCACTCCAAGTGTGGGCTGGGTTCCCCTTGGCCTGGGCAGTCCAGAGCAATGGTGCCACCAACCAGGACGGTGTGCTCCAGCTTGGTGTCGTTATTCCTTGAAATCATAGTCCACTTGTGTGTCCCTGGCTCCCCCGCTGTGGCTGGTAAAGTGACTTGAGCCTCACTTGCATACTGGATCTGTAATGTCCCCAGGGTGGTCGCAGTTCTGTTCAGCTGCAAAGAGATCCGGTTCTGCATCAACCACGAGGGATCCGCTCTGAGGTCGGCCTCCACGTTAGTAAAGATGTCTTCGGGCTTAGGTGCCACCTGTCTGTATTTGTAGCGCAGCTGCGGTGTTTCAGGGGGCAAGCGGTTCCTTTCCAGTGTCAGAGGGGCATCACTGTACAAAGCCAGAATGTGCCACACTGGCTGAATGTCACTGGGATCCACGTCGCACACCAGGAATGTTGAAAGTGACATATTGAGGAAGATGTGGTTGTTTTCTTCAGTGAACGCCATGGGCCGTGTCCTCGAGGGCTTCTGAACGCTGCAGGCCACGTTAGCTTTGTTTCCAAACTGGTCTGTCATATTCAGAGTTAGGGAACCGAGGGGTGCCAGGAAGTCTCGGGGAGAGAAGGAGGCAGAACCATCGTCTTCAGGAACAATCGGTCTCTTTGATTGCAGGGACGGGTTGATGGTTGGCTTCACACACAGGAAAGTGGCAGCTGGGACCAGAGCAAAGGGCCTGCCCTTAATACTCTGGGGGTTCATGCAAGCGGGACACAGCTGCAGACCAGAGGGACCTCtgtcttttttgcattttattacatCTAGGAAAAATCACAATTGAATTACTATCTATCAGTTGTGACATCTTTAAAATTTCACACATgaacattttgaagaaatatttttgctacaatttgaaatttgaattattaaataGGTTTATATGGTTTCTGCCTTTGAAATGATTTCTAAAAAAGATGTCATCTCTGTCTCTGCTGTGAAATCCTACGCACAGGCCTGAGGGTTTCATCCATCTTATTCACTGAGGTATTTCCCAGTCCTAGAAAGTGCCTGATATATATTTGGTACTCATTAAATATTAGTTGGGATGAATCATTTTTCTATATAGGAAAACAAAATGGTATGctcatcttcattttttattagtaGTAGCTCCCTGTTTTAGTGTTCAAGATAGTCACAGAACACCTTTGTCCTAGAAGGATGACCTGTTCCATAAGCAATCACTTGTAAGACTCtgaatatcattaaaaaattttttttccctattatcCAAAGAATATTGACCAAAATATAAGATGTAGTGTCCTGGAGCTACTTTATAGAAAcaggaaaggagagagacagaCGATGCTCAAGGTAAAGAGCAGGAGGCGAGGGTCCAGGGTGTGAGCAGGAGGTCAGGAAGACTCAGGTCCTGAGCTGGGGGGTGCCCCGCTGCCTGAGGCAGAGGCTCCGGAGGAGGAGCGGGCTTAATGCGAGGGGAGAGCACTGTGCCCAAGCAGTGGGGTGGCTCACTGAAGGTCTCATGGCACCAGGCAGCCTTCCACATCATAGAGCGTTGCCCACCTCCACACCCGAGGTCAGACCTCACATTCCCTGGTATTTTAAATACTGCTCTGGTGAGCCTGTTTAAGATGGCCAGCCACTGGAATATTCCAGAAGAGCAGCTCTTTTCCTCATACAAGATGCAGGCTGGGATTTCTACGCAGGAGCTCCCACATCATGCACTGGGCACAGCACTTAGATCTGAGAAGTCCAGTGCTTCCTAAGACAGGCAAATCTGTCATCAAATCACTGTTACACAGGTACAAGTTTCCTCTCAAAGTCCCAAGAATGTCACTCTCTATGCATTTGTGTCTGGGACATCAAGACCATAAGTACCTAGTGGGTGGGTGGCAAGTTCACCATCAACATGGCTGTCATTGATAGGTGCTTTAACAAGGATTACTGAGAACCTACTGTATTCCATGCATGTTGCAAGGGCTAAGCCTAGACAACAGACACTGATAACACCACAGGCCCTAATACCAGCAAATAAGATGATATGTCATCCTCTTAAGAATGGAAGTGCGGGTGGAACGATCCTTCTGATGTGGATGCGGTGGGTGCTGGAGCACCCCGACTTCCCAGAGGAGCGAGTGCTGACCAGACTTGCTGGCTGGGAGCACCAACAGAAACAAAGGGACAGGCAGGAGAAGCATCAGGGACCATGACACAGCTGTGGTTTGTCCAAATGCAGTTCAGGGTTATTAGGGCAACAAGTGTCTGTGTGTCTGGGGTGAGAAAGGGGCTGAAGGCTGGGAACTGAGCATTGGCAAGGACCACAGAGGGAGGACTTGGCACGTGGGCCGGGAGGCACTCTTCAGCCAGAGGTCAGCATGGTTCTTAGAGGGCCAGATGGAAAGAAGGTGGGCTTCATGGACCGTCCTCCTCTGACACAGCCTCTTGACTGCACCATTGCAGCACAAGTACAGGTGGAAACCAGGTGTCAAGACTGTCATCCCCAAGTTATGACTGGGGCTTTACTTTCTCTTCAGCTAACTGACCTAGGACTCTTATACTGATCAGACACCTCCAAGTTGGGTCCCCTATCTAATTAGGAAATAAACCACTGTGCAGATACCTGGCTTCTCCTGCATCCAGTCAGACAACCACCTCAGATGGCAGTCACAGACCCACGGGTTCCCGTGCAGATAGAGGCTCTCTAGGGCAGGCATGTAGGAGAGCATCtcctgagggagggagggcaggaagtTGTCAGACAAGTACAGGTACTTGAGGAAGGATGTCTTAAACATCTGGAGGAAACGCAGAGACACAAAGGTATCTGGATGGAGCTTAGTGAGCTGGTTCCCTTCCAACTGCAGCAGGCGGAGAGAACTGAGCCCATAGAAAGCCTCGGGGTTTATGAACTCAATGTTGTTGTGGTCCATGTGCAGCCGGGTCAGGCTCCTGAGGCCATGAAAAGTATCTTTCTCAAGTTTTCGAACTTTGTTATAGCTCATTTTTAAGACCTGTAATCAAAAAagataaacatatttattttgttaaaagaaTTTTCACAAAAGGGGAAAAGCATATGTTGTAATTAGTCCAATGCCATATGCATACCTGGTTAGGAATCCAATTCAAACAAATTAGTTGCCAATTAAATaaggaaatatcagaaaaattagGTCATACATAAGGAATCATTGCTAAATTGAAAGACATAATAATgatatgatgattattttttgaaagattcCTTGAGATATAGATCGAAGTACTTACAAAAGAAACATGAGTCTGTTTAAGAATAGCTCTGAGGGGGTAAAAAAAAGAACAGCTCAATGGAATGTAGTATGTAGGGCTCAGGTAAGATGGAATCCATTATGTGTTGGTAACTATTGAGGCCGGGTGATGCTTCACAGGAGTTCCACGCACCCTTCCCTCTACTTCTGTATATGGTTGgaaatttcaataataaaaaaatgatttttaaaaagtaaatttaagattttttgaaaataagaatataaattgagtttattttctctttctttctttttttttttggtaccagggatttaagcTAGTgaacttaactactgagccacatcctgagccctttttaatattattttgagacagagtctcattaagttgcttagagcctgctcagttgctgaggctagttcttgatcttgtgatcctgcCTTGGCctacagagccactgggattacaagcgtgtgccaccatgcccagcaatttttttttttttttacattttaaatagctTTGAGATATTATTAGCATCACAGATGctaataaataaaatgctaaaattcacctttttattttttacttacttttttggtgggtgggattactggggatttaacccaggggtgctttaccattgagctacatcacccagccctttttctgttttattttgatagtGAGAAtgtaagcaacttaatgagaccctaagttcctgagactggccttgaacttgagatcctcctgctgaAGGCTCCTAAGTCACCAGGATTACAACCACTATGCCTGGCAgagaattcatcttttaaaagtgTACAATTCGTTGGATTTTAGTACATTCATGGATTTGTACAACCATCTTCACtctcaaattttagaaaattttttatcCTCCCCAAGTAAAACACCAATTTGTATTAACAATTATTTCCTACTCCCCCTCCTAGGCCTAAGCAGCTGCTAGTCTACTTTCTGTTTCCATGGATTTGCTGATTCTAGACAgtttacataaatggaatcacacaacaTGTGGTCTCTCCCATGTGTCTGGCTTCTTCCACTCACAAACTGCCCAAGACCCATCCCTGTCCTACCTGCAACagcctctctttcctttttattactgactagtattccattgtatgcatgtaccacattttgtttctcCACTCATCAACGGAGGGAGTCTGGggtattttctactttttattattttgaataatatgaCTTTAATTGATTTTGagttgaaattaaaacaatttttttatttttatttttttattgttggttgttcaaaatattacatagttcttgatatatcatatttcacactttgattcaagtgggttatgaactcccatttttaccccatatacaaattgaagaatcacatcagttacacatccattgatttacatattgccatactagtgtctgttgtattctgctgcctttcctatcctctactatcccccctccaattttaaatgtttcagtttTGCTCGAGTTTTCTCCAGTTCCCTATCTGATTATAAGCTGAACTTAACCCATTctcccccccacccaaaaaaaaaagaggctggtgAAAACAAGATTTCCCCATTGTATTTTCCTGATTCAGCCTAAGCTGTTGTCACTATTGACCACACTGTCCTGGAATGCCGTGTGTcctaataaataaaagttaaactgGCTACACAGATGAGCTTTGCCCCAAGTGTTACCCCGAGTTCCTCAATACTCCCTGAAAACCTGGGTGAAGTGCAGCCCCTTGCTCTTGAAGACGCCCGTTCCCAGCAGAGCCTGATGAAGCCGGTCCTGGGTACCAGGACTGCATGGGCTGCGCGCTCCTGCCAGGTTCACGGCGCTCCTAGGGCTGACGTGCTGCACCAGGTGCTGGGAGACCCACTGCTGTCTCTATTTCATTGACTGTCTTATGAGGAGTTCTGGGACCCATCGCTTCCTGATTTCAAAGTCAGAATGACTGTGCTTGTCCTGAACCAAAGTTTCACTCCTGTTCTCAATGGACAGTGTCTGCCTTGTGCGTCAGCCTCTCGGGAGTTCAGGTCCTCCTGCAGCAGCTGCAAGGGCTTCCACATCAGCAGCTCCCTGGGTTTCCCTTGCTTTTGTCCCTGGAGTTCCCTCACCTTCTAGTTTCTCACTTGTGACGGTTCTTACagtgctttgttccctcttggaAATCCATAGAACTTCAAAAAGGTTTTCAAAGAAGGCAGAGCATACACAAGAAATTAAGTAAGGCTGGACAATAGTTCACTGATTTATAGAAAAGGTACCACAGTCTATTCCCAGAGAAACAGGATTACAAATAGtctttgaaagataaaattttaaaggttcaGTGACCCCCTGGGTACATTTTTTACCCCTGTTAGCTGGAGGTATAAGAAAATTTCCCTGAGAATTTTCATAGTATTCTAATTTCCACATATGgttgcatttaaaaaagaaatcagttctTCACGTGCTCCCTTGACATCTGCCTCTAACTTACAGAAGGTCTGCTTTGGGGTCCTGGGGGAAGGGCACCCCTCCACCCTCCCCGCCCTGCCCCGTGTCACCTGCAGCGCCTGCAGATCCGAGAAGGTCCTATCGGCGATGGTGTGGATGCCATTGCTGTGCAGCAGGAGCAGCTCCAACTTGCTCAGGCCAGAAAAATCCATTGCCGTCAATCTAACCAAGCTGTTGTACCTGAAATCAAAACGCCACTCCAGGCATGAGCCGACTCTGCCAGCGAAAGGTCACAGCAAAACACGCTCACACAGAACGCTCTTGCTTTACCTGTGCTCTAGGGAGAGGGTCAAATGCTTGGAACGTTACTGAAGTTCTCTAGATGCCACTGATTTGCTCTCCCTTCCTAGTCCTGTGATCTCAGCTACAGTCCCCCTGTATGTTCCCAGGACATGCCACATCCACTCCCATCTTTAAACCTTCATGGACTTGCTGTAACTTCAGGGCAGAAGACCCTCGAAAACCCTGCCCTTTTATACTTGTAGATGTAGGCCATTCAATCAGTAGTGGTTAAGGATCTGGGGCTCTGGAGCTCAGGTTTTAGCTTCTGGTTGGGCGTGATTATGAGTTCTGGCTTCTAATAATACTTGTGTGACCTGGGTAAAATCCGGAGACCTTGTGTGTTCCAGTGTCACTACAAAGTGCAGTAACAGAGTCCACTACAAGGGAGTTATGAGGATCCAATTTAGTGCTGAGCCTGGTCAGCACACAGTAAGTACACAATTAAGGTTGGCTCTTATGAGTCATGGCTGTTCCCAAGGCATGCTGCATGCTCTCCTATTCTCACTACAGTGCATAGACTGTTCAACCACAGCTTCTTCAGGTGAACGGTTTGCTGTCCATCACTGTATCCTGCTTGGCACACAATGAATGAATGTGCTCACTAATGTCACATAAGAGATTTAACCCCCactacatgtgcacacacacacacattctcatgAACCTTTAAAATACAGTCATCTGTGGTGGATTCAATTAGGCATGCATTTTAAATAAGCCACAAATAGTAATGGCTCACATTAATTGTGCACATACTAACTGGggcattttaaaatctcaaaggCCTTACAAAAGGACATCACAGACCTTCCATGTCACTTGCATATGGGACAGTTCTAATTGCCCCATCATCTCTTATGCTATATCATAATGCTGATTGCTAAGTGCAACTCTATTATTTCCCAGCAAAAATGTGCCCAGAGTGAAGCTTTTTCACAAGCACAGCCTCCCAACCTACCAAGAGACTTTTCAGGTTCTAGAACTTTCTCCTCATAAAGGACTAGCAGGAAAAAAGTATTGTCCCCAAAACTTACCAAAGGTTCTCATGAGATCAtttcatacaaaaaaaatgtttaaaacaattgTGGTTAATCTTCTAAAGTCATGGGGGCTCTGGGGACAAGTCACTCACCCTAAATTGATGCGTTCCACGTTTGGTGAAATGCTCTCTGGGATGGAAGTCAGGTACCGAAATGTGCAGTGCACCTCTGTGGACACATAGCAGGTGCAGCGGCGGGGACAGGCTCTGCTCCCCGGGGCAGTCACCAGGAGGACCCCAGTGAAGGGGACCAGCAAGCAGATGGTCTTCACCCTCAtcctgaaggaaaacaaaatctcaCTTTGGAATTGTAAAAAAACTCAACTGAATTTCAGGACCCCcacccccgacacacacacacacagtagaagCTCTAGGACTGGACAGAACTTTAAGGGTCATGCATGGCTAATTTCATTCACATCTTCTATGGTGAAAGGTAAAGTACACTCCTTGTAAAACCTCAGTGTGAGCTTATGGTCAAGCAGGATGCTTATTGTTGTGAAAATTTTACAGCTTCTCACTTCCTAATGAAGAGCTGCAATCCCTACTATCCAGGGATGGTTAAAGGGGAATCTAGAGCTCAAGATGAGGATATTGTGACAACTGAAGCCATAAGTCTTGGTTCCTGTTCATTCCAGAACCTATGCAGACTAACTTCCAAAAAACCAATTACAAAAATAACACATGGACACTTTAGAAAATTGGAAAACTTTAAATAGAGAAATTTTCTCATCATTTCAGCATTCATATAAAACCAACGTTTTGCAGCATTCCTTTCTAGTCTTTTCATACATGTCAACTGTATACAGAAGGCATATATCTGTGTGTATGCCTATAGATGACATTGTGcaacatttatcatttaatgTGTAATGTGTTCTTCATTTGATTAaatcttcaaaaacattttaagggTCATAATTATTCActggaaaggaaaataatttttttccaactcTTCATGTCCTCGCCAAAAAGACACATTGGACATTTTGCTGCCAGCTAATGAGCACAGGCAACAGGAGCTGTCCAGCTGGGAGGGCTGAGTCTTGGAGCCAGTAGGCAGTGGCCACGCTGACCCTGCaggcaggaggtgggctgtgTTGGCTCTGCAGAAACACCCCCTGCTCCTTTTTTTGGTCTCTGTCCTCCTCAGCCTGCCACAGGGGTGGAGAAGCTAACCAAGGAGATAATGTGCTCATCTTGTTGGGAAAACGATATGTTACCCACACGTGGGGCCAGCCAGGGATCCAAAATCTTCTCCTGGACTTTAGAACACAAAagggttaaaataaatttttttttaatgtttttctaacAAAACTGATGTGCAAGATTTGTAAATCTGTTCCTTTGAATAGAATTGTTTCTTTTGGATTTAGCCAGAAATTATCCTTTCACTATGAAACACACTAGGAATAAATGGAAGCTAAATTGTTTTTCACATACAtaagggaattattagggttTAGCCCaggttaaaatttaatttaggaATCATATGACCACTTTGGTCACTATAACCATTTTGttagaaaagattttaaatacacTCTGTATGACTGGAGGTGAATGTCCACCTTGCTATGATTACATCAGCAAGCCAAGGGACTTCAGGATGAAGGTGGTCCTCAATTCAGCTAGAAAACAGAGGCAAGTTACTTAAAAGAATCAGAAGCATAAAAGCACATAGGGGCTTACCAAActgaagagtgaaagagaaagggACCATACCTGAACTCTTCTTTCTCAGTCCCGAATCTTCCTGTGACATAGGCAGGGGCAGAAAATCTTTCCAAACAGGAGAAAATCACATCCAAACTCAAAGCAGAAAAAAGTTCTCTCCTCCCAAACTGAGCAAATGGCTCAGGGTGATTTGACTACAGCTGGGGAGGGAGGCGCTGCGACCCCTCAGAGCTCCAGCTGCAGCCAAGTTTCTCCGAGGTCCCCTTCCTCCGGACTGAGGGTGGAGGCTTTGAAGTCCTTTCTCCTCCGGTGTCGGTTCTCCTAGGAGCTGTCACTCAATGTGGCCATTACTCGCACTCCAGCCTGCCCTTCAGTCTCAGGAGTTTCTCTGCAAATTCTCTTAGGCAAACGTGTCGTTGTGTCCACAT
This Marmota flaviventris isolate mMarFla1 chromosome 8, mMarFla1.hap1, whole genome shotgun sequence DNA region includes the following protein-coding sequences:
- the Igsf10 gene encoding immunoglobulin superfamily member 10, which codes for MRVKTICLLVPFTGVLLVTAPGSRACPRRCTCYVSTEVHCTFRYLTSIPESISPNVERINLGYNSLVRLTAMDFSGLSKLELLLLHSNGIHTIADRTFSDLQALQVLKMSYNKVRKLEKDTFHGLRSLTRLHMDHNNIEFINPEAFYGLSSLRLLQLEGNQLTKLHPDTFVSLRFLQMFKTSFLKYLYLSDNFLPSLPQEMLSYMPALESLYLHGNPWVCDCHLRWLSDWMQEKPDVIKCKKDRGPSGLQLCPACMNPQSIKGRPFALVPAATFLCVKPTINPSLQSKRPIVPEDDGSASFSPRDFLAPLGSLTLNMTDQFGNKANVACSVQKPSRTRPMAFTEENNHIFLNMSLSTFLVCDVDPSDIQPVWHILALYSDAPLTLERNRLPPETPQLRYKYRQVAPKPEDIFTNVEADLRADPSWLMQNRISLQLNRTATTLGTLQIQYASEAQVTLPATAGEPGTHKWTMISRNNDTKLEHTVLVGGTIALDCPGQGEPSPHLEWLLADGSKVRAPYVSEDGRILIDKGGKLELQMADGSDSGMYHCVSTNYGDADVLSYRITVVEPRMEPLPEQGFHHTVFAGDTLDLPCHATGTPDASVSWVLPGSSVLHQSSGGKQILNNGTLRIPQVTPEEQGQYCCVAANPSGVDFLLYQVSVKMKGQRPSEQERDADGSGLGEPSPSTHPRESAIGGLPPSAPSGAQARRPVSRASKNDRGGFTPLLRGGSAHRGLREHRRHFPPSARRIDPRHWAALLERAKKNTVPEKRESTTAGPPMPGSQLLSSPGEEEGSSGVLPPEEESAGPTAAPSAVARVEAAGPGAMAPSLVANRASDTEASPMASPPVQPENPTGFKQSTTSKTTATPEDLDPSRSSLMHGAASQNPASLSPPMPRTTEFQDSEQTGRYEHFQRAPPTTRRTVTRDALIKTLSSNNRADVVLESVNTTTGHQTPVTGASEPRSNHFYSNTLQGLSTSRLPSEPHVTADPSFQVPRSSTAGTPLPRRFGRRRKTWGRGRIISPYRTPVLRRHGYGMVGPAVRGSAEESTTTPSASELPVRCLSCPATEALASATTVTSSLGPPPSTHPNVDVARVTADLSTTLAQNPSLSENKPEVDVDKTSPTIKYVSAESSHGAPTAATTPALTSIPLNQPLLADNGSLSVSTTSEARGQSGITPPLPGPVTKPPVPTALPTTRFSIRRIPWHQIFVNNYKQKGILKNLHTFGLQKSKATMLPRISPTLPTNHIPPFPPATFSARLMQIPPVTLAATHHSTSETPRSGHRPTGRELPFPSSHSLLPTPTPRESSTSGFQPVQTATLTGAPAAPTSVIIYKTQATGPRSPEYPGEQEPQRNRNDPSTSPGQSAGLPLSTTVTPVPAVAETSLEPGVSAFTPPPLEDTGGISSTTGLHSRTLPLTGVPEGPPQETTQTPRSTIASEMSESSKSPQSTTARKTSVEPSTRPPFLSSHGPLVPIPTSLPPTQTAVIDRLATPVFKMRTDTVVTLNKSSRHDADLQQLAAGVTAPPQQPDAKLVTGAAHFTYPSWGRPTLTPRPRPMTIKSQDSKWTPLSWPENQFGPKSYQEIAGKGKNPVPSELPTLSLPEATSQTSIWDGQKTDKTASQKITTFQLLPSDSLLRSMFEKPRIVGGNAASFTVPAHSDAFLPCTAVGNPPPTVHWTRVSSGLELSKRKQNSRFQVHPNGTLSIQRVSIQDRGQYLCSASNPFGTDHLHVTLSVVSYPPRILERRTEEITVYSGSTVELTCRAEGRPSPTVSWILANQSVVSESSTGNRQALVTADGALVIRKLSIYDRGFYKCVASNPAGQDSRLVRVQVIAAPPVILEQKRQVLVGRRGESLELPCTAEGTPQPLVHWVLADGTEVKPLQASSAKWFLGANGTLHISNLAPADRGTYECIATSSTGSERRVVTLRVEGQETSPRIEVASPRWTEVNLGDELLLNCSAAGEPTPKIIWRLPSRAVVDQWHRMGSRLHVYPNGSLFIGSVTEKDGGDYLCVARNGAGDDLTLMHVSLRLKPAKIHHKPHFRKQVLQGRDFQVDCKASGSPEPEISWSLPNGRKINQAVPARDSGHRARRYTLFDNGTLYFHKVGITEEGDYTCHAQNTLGKDEMRVHLTVLTAAPRIRRGYQTNVRLRAGDTAVLDCEVVGEPKPGTFWVLPSGDTISSSRGRYTVHANGSLSVSKVRTQDSGEYVCVAQNPSGHDTETYTVAVDCRPPMINGIYANKTVTKATAVRHSKKHLHCRAEGTPPPQVTWVMPDSIVLTAPYYGSRVTVHANGTLEIRNVRLSDSADFICVARNEGGESKLVVRLEVLEMLRRPTFRNPLNEKVVAQLGQPTALNCSVDGNPPPEIIWILPNGTQFSNGPHLSPYRVASNGSFLIHKTTRKEAGRYRCAARNQVGYIEKLIILEIGQKPVIVTYALGTVRGLGGESLWLHCVSDGIPKPHIKWTMPGGSVLDRPQSNGKYTLHENGTLVIKEATAHDGGNYICRAQNSVGQALITLPVRIVAYPPRITNRPPRSVLTRTGVAFQLHCVALGVPKPEVTWEMPVHSQHSRAREGRSQGGEQLHLQGTLVLPNPQTWDSGLYRCTARNALGSDSAATYIQVI